The following proteins are encoded in a genomic region of Drosophila willistoni isolate 14030-0811.24 chromosome 3R, UCI_dwil_1.1, whole genome shotgun sequence:
- the LOC6648171 gene encoding nucleoside diphosphate kinase isoform X1 codes for MIGSLLAFFSLISVAMAANKERTFIMVKPDGVQRGLVGKIIERFEQKGFKLVALKFTWASKELLEKHYADLSARPFFPGLVNYMNSGPVVPMVWEGLNVVKTGRQMLGATNPADSLPGTIRGDFCIQVGRNIIHGSDAVESAEKEIALWFNEKELVTWTPATNDWVYE; via the exons ATGATTGGATCACTTTTGGCGTTCTTCTCATTAATTTCAGTTGCAATGGCGGCCAACAAGGAGCGTACTTTCATCATGGTTAAGCCCGATGGTGTCCAACGTGGACTCGTGGGCAAAATTATCGAGCGCTTCGAACAGAAGGGTTTCAAATTGGTTGCCCTGAAGTTCACCTGG GCCTCCAAGGAGCTGTTGGAGAAGCACTACGCCGACTTGTCTGCCCGCCCCTTCTTCCCCGGTTTGGTCAACTACATGAACTCCGGTCCAGTGGTTCCCATGGTGTGGGAGGGTCTTAATGTTGTCAAGACTGGCCGTCAAATGTTGGGCGCCACCAACCCCGCCGATTCCTTGCCTGGCACCATTCGTGGTGATTTCTGCATCCAAGTTGGCCGTAACATAATCCACGGCTCGGATGCCGTTGAATCCGCCGAGAAGGAAATTGCTTTGTGGTTCAACGAGAAGGAGTTGGTCACCTGGACCCCAGCTACCAACGACTGGGTCTACGAATAG
- the LOC6648171 gene encoding nucleoside diphosphate kinase isoform X2, giving the protein MAANKERTFIMVKPDGVQRGLVGKIIERFEQKGFKLVALKFTWASKELLEKHYADLSARPFFPGLVNYMNSGPVVPMVWEGLNVVKTGRQMLGATNPADSLPGTIRGDFCIQVGRNIIHGSDAVESAEKEIALWFNEKELVTWTPATNDWVYE; this is encoded by the exons ATGGCGGCCAACAAGGAGCGTACTTTCATCATGGTTAAGCCCGATGGTGTCCAACGTGGACTCGTGGGCAAAATTATCGAGCGCTTCGAACAGAAGGGTTTCAAATTGGTTGCCCTGAAGTTCACCTGG GCCTCCAAGGAGCTGTTGGAGAAGCACTACGCCGACTTGTCTGCCCGCCCCTTCTTCCCCGGTTTGGTCAACTACATGAACTCCGGTCCAGTGGTTCCCATGGTGTGGGAGGGTCTTAATGTTGTCAAGACTGGCCGTCAAATGTTGGGCGCCACCAACCCCGCCGATTCCTTGCCTGGCACCATTCGTGGTGATTTCTGCATCCAAGTTGGCCGTAACATAATCCACGGCTCGGATGCCGTTGAATCCGCCGAGAAGGAAATTGCTTTGTGGTTCAACGAGAAGGAGTTGGTCACCTGGACCCCAGCTACCAACGACTGGGTCTACGAATAG
- the LOC6648170 gene encoding uncharacterized protein LOC6648170: MPHKLSEIKANICQIINNLQQLESEQTSLDSKQSSGLQQTTTNLLESLENELPQAAAQVQIRIKQRKRKRFRRLKNKREKAKSVKVTSAPCEAWTTSQDLPTANRKCNRTREELFAHRRCKDALSMLRKFQLLETLCELRGGDKAKLSQELDPMRQVWQRVLQENAEEAPKSLDSQWKEVLFGRDSELVESKGETRKKLLKKRIIWDSYISQGKWGSCIPNKWVLPPDEPSSQWAQYIC; this comes from the exons ATGCCGCATAAACTAAGCGAAATAAAGGCAAATATTTGtcaaattataaataatttacaacAATTGGAGTCCGAACAGACTAGTTTAGATAGCAAGCAGTCTTCTGGACTCCAACAGACAACTACTAATCTTCTCGAGAGTCTGGAAAATGAACTGCCACAGGCGGCAGCGCAGGTGCAAATTAGAATCAAACAAAGAAAGCGAAAGAGATTCCGCCGGCTTAagaacaaaagagaaaaggcAAAAAGCGTGAAGGTCACTAGTGCTCCTTGCGAGGCATGGACAACTAGCCAAGACTTACCAACTGCAAACAGAAAATGTAACAGGACGCGCGAGGAATTATTCGCCCACAGGCGATGTAAAGATGCCCTCAGTATGTTGAGAAAATTTCAACTTCTTGAAACACTCTGTGAGCTTCGTGGAGGAGACAAAGCCAAGCTGAGTCAAGAACTAGATCCTATGCGTCAAGTGTGGCAACGTGTGCTTCAGGAGAACGCAGAAGAGGCACCCAAATCCTTGGATAGCCAATGGAAAGAAGTCTTGTTTGGTCGGGACTCAGAATTAGTCGAGTCAAAGGgagaaacaagaaaaaaattgctTAAAAAGAG GATCATTTGGGATTCTTACATAAGCCAAGGTAAATGGGGCTCTTGTATACCCAACAAGTGGGTGCTCCCACCAGATGAACCATCCTCACAGTGGGCACAGTATATATgctaa
- the LOC6648169 gene encoding tubulin-specific chaperone A yields MTDPRIRQLVIKTGVVKRLSKEKTVYEKEVNTEKARLDKFKTNGADDHVLRKQQEVIEECEMMLPDSKRRLQKEFEVLQKYLEDEQDLKETDAYLKATEVLNDAKSVLAA; encoded by the exons atgacAGATCCACGCATTCGACAGTTGGTAATCAAAACGGGTGTAGTCAAACGTTTGTCCAAGGAGAAGACTGTGTACGAGAAGGAGGTGAACACGGAAAAGGCTCGTCTGGACAAATTTAAGACGAATGGCGCCGATGATCATGTCCTGCGAAAGCAGCAAGAAGTCATTGAGGAGTGCGAGATGATGTTGCCGGACTCGAAGCGCAG ATTGCAAAAGGAATTTGAAGTTCTACAGAAATATCTCGAGGATGAACAGGATCTCAAGGAGACGGATGCCTATTTGAAGGCTACTGAAGTGCTTAACGATGCCAAATCAGTGCTGGCCGCATGA
- the LOC6648168 gene encoding elongation factor 1-alpha 2, translating into MGKEKIHINIVVIGHVDSGKSTTTGHLIYKCGGIDKRTIEKFEKEAQEMGKGSFKYAWVLDKLKAERERGITIDIALWKFETAKYYVTIIDAPGHRDFIKNMITGTSQADCAVLIVAAGTGEFEAGISKNGQTREHALLAFTLGVKQLIVGVNKMDSTEPPYSEARYEEIKKEVSSYIKKIGYNPASVAFVPISGWHGDNMLEASEKMPWFKGWTVERKEGKAEGKCLIDALDAILPPQRPTDKPLRLPLQDVYKIGGIGTVPVGRVETGILKPGMVVNFAPVNLVTEVKSVEMHHEALTEAMPGDNVGFNVKNVSVKELRRGYVAGDSKNNPPRGAADFTAQVIVLNHPGQIANGYTPVLDCHTAHIACKFAEIKEKCDRRTGKTTETEPKAIKSGDAAIIVLVPSKPLCVESFQEFPPLGRFAVRDMRQTVAVGVIKSVNFKETTSGKVTKAAEKAQKKK; encoded by the exons ATGGGCAAGGAGAAGATTCATATCAATATCGTGGTCATTGGCCATGTCGATTCCGGTAAATCGACCACCACCGGCCATTTGATCTACAAGTGCGGCGGCATTGATAAGCGTACGATTGAGAAATTCGAAAAGGAGGCCCAGGAAATGGGCAAGGGTTCATTCAAGTATGCTTGGGTCTTGGATAAACTAAAGGCGGAGCGGGAGCGTGGTATTACCATCGATATTGCCTTATGGAAATTCGAGACGGCCAAGTACTATGTGACCATCATTGATGCGCCTGGCCATAGGGATTTCATTAAGAACATGATTACCGGCACATCGCAGGCCGATTGCGCAGTACTCATTGTTGCTGCCGGTACCGGTGAATTTGAGGCGGGCATTTCGAAGAATGGACAGACCCGTGAGCATGCTCTACTCGCATTCACCCTGGGTGTGAAGCAATTGATTGTGGGCGTTAATAAGATGGACTCGACTGAGCCACCTTATAGCGAGGCACGCTATGAGGAAATCAAGAAGGAAGTCTCCTCCTATATCAAGAAGATTGGCTATAATCCAGCCTCAGTGGCATTTGTGCCCATTTCTGGTTGGCATGGCGACAACATGTTGGAGGCATCCGAAAAGATGCCCTGGTTTAAGGGCTGGACCGTTGAGCGCAAGGAGGGTAAAGCGGAGGGCAAATGCCTGATTGATGCGCTGGACGCAATATTGCCGCCACAGCGACCCACCGATAAGCCCCTGCGTTTGCCTTTGCAGGATGTCTACAAGATTGGTGGCATTGGCACGGTACCCGTAGGACGTGTGGAAACGGGCATCCTAAAGCCAG GCATGGTTGTCAACTTTGCCCCCGTTAATCTGGTCACTGAGGTGAAATCCGTTGAAATGCATCACGAAGCTCTAACCGAGGCCATGCCGGGTGACAATGTTGGCTTCAATGTGAAGAACGTCTCGGTTAAGGAATTGCGACGTGGTTATGTGGCCGGTGATTCCAAGAATAATCCACCACGTGGAGCAGCCGATTTCACCGCTCAG GTGATCGTCTTGAACCATCCTGGTCAAATAGCCAATGGTTATACACCAGTTTTGGATTGCCATACGGCTCACATTGCATGCAAGTTTGCTGAAATTAAGGAGAAATGCGATCGCCGTACTGGCAAAACTACAGAAACCGAGCCCAAGGCCATCAAGTCTGGTGATGCGGCCATTATTGTATTGGTGCCCAGCAAGCCACTGTGCGTTGAGAGCTTCCAAGAGTTTCCGCCGCTTGGACGTTTTGCTGTACGCGATATGCGTCAGACTGTCGCTGTGGGGGTCATTAAATCGGTTAACTTTAAGGAGACGACCTCGGGCAAAGTAACAAAAGCTGCTGAGAAGGcacaaaagaagaaataa
- the LOC6648167 gene encoding nucleolar protein 16 codes for MKIRKNHARKRYRYNVNRKTLNKTRSSTGKIKDPVLKKLWMEGQRVGTNFSEMGLASDPNKAVAIPNYKSQRLQTVKIVNGFVEEEMDDEEIKALKGSRVTESQEPKRGHVVRELEQMASERADPEFRLPKGVVKELSYFLNKHKFDYKAMVTDRRNYWQWTWRQFRLKIRRFMSIPEQFNVFLEQKKLPLDTKPDWPEYESDSEWK; via the exons ATGAAAATCCGAAAGAATCACGCTCGCAAGCGTTATCGGTATAATGTAAACCGCAAGACCCTGAACAAAACTCGTAGTTCTACTGGAAAAATTAAGGA CCccgttttgaaaaaattgtggATGGAGGGCCAGCGAGTTGGTACCAATTTCTCTGAAATGGGTCTTGCCAGTGATCCTAACAAAGCTGTCGCCATTCCAAACTATAAAAGCCAAAGACTTCAAACAGTCAAAATAGTTAATGGCTTTGTAGAGGAGGAGATGGACGACGAAGAGATCAAGGCACTTAAGGGCTCCAGAGTAACCGAGTCTCAAGAACCCAAACGTGGTCATGTTGTACGGGAGCTAGAACAGATGGCCAGTGAGCGAGCAGACCCCGAATTCAG aTTGCCCAAAGGCGTCGTTAAAGAGCTGAGCTATTTTCTCAATAAACACAAATTCGACTATAAGGCCATGGTCACAGATAGACGCAATTATTGGCAGTGGACTTGGCGTCAATTTCGTTTGAAAATTCGCAGATTTATGTCAATACCCGAACAGTTTAACGTTTTCTTGGAACAGAAGAAACTTCCGTTGGACACAAAGCCTGATTGGCCGGAATATGAATCCGACAGCGAATGGAAGTAg
- the LOC6648095 gene encoding cleavage stimulation factor subunit 1 yields the protein MRDEILDPNNLVKNREILYRLMISQLMYDGLEKFAMELSMLVKADQCAPSERLLHVMIAGMQVLSDKEKPISDDVLPGIDLEFEPEASALAPEPHSYETAYVTSHKQACRAGAFSYDGSLVATGSVDASIKILDVERMLAKSAPEDVEPSREQQGHPVIRTLYDHTDEVSYLEFHPKEHILASASRDGTVKLFDIAKPSVKKAHKVFTDCEPVLCLSFHPTGDYMAIGTEHNVLRVYDVHTAQCFVSAIPSQQHKAGITCVKYAPTAKFYATGSFDGDIKIWDGISGRCINTIAEAHGGAAICSLEFTRNGKYLLSSGMDSLVYLWELCTSRPIQTYTGAGTTGKQEHQTEAVFNHTEDYVLFPDEATTSLCSWNSRNGCRLTLNSLGHNGAVRYITHSPNSPAFLTCSDDFRARFWYRRVNNQ from the exons ATGCGAGACGAAATTCTGGACCCCAACAATTTGGTGAAGAACCGCGAAATCTTATACCGGTTGATGATAAG TCAGTTGATGTACGATGGACTCGAGAAATTCGCAATGGAGTTGTCCATGTTGGTCAAGGCGGATCAGTGTGCTCCAAGTGAGCGATTGTTGCATGTAATGATAGCTGGAATGCAGGTATTGTCGGACAAGGAGAAGCCGATCTCGGATGATGTTTTGCCGGGTATAGATTTGGAATTTGAACCAGAGGCCTCGGCACTGGCACCAGAACCCCACTCCTATGAGACTGCATATGTGACATCACACAAGCAGGCATGCCGGGCGGGGGCTTTCAGTTATGATGGTAGTCTGGTTGCTACCGGCAGTGTGGATGCTAGTATCAAAATTTTAGATGTGGAGCGTATGTTAGCGAAATCAGCGCCAGAAGATGTAGAGCCGAGTCGTGAACAACAGGGTCATCCGGTTATAAGAACGCTTTATGATCACACCGATGAGGTATCCTATTTAGAATTTCATCCGAAAGAGCATATTTTAGCCTCAGCTTCACGCGATGGCACTGTCAAGCTCTTTGACATAGCCAAACCGTCGGTGAAGAAGGCTCACAAGGTGTTCACCGATTGCGAACCAGTGCTATGTCTATCATTCCATCCAACTGGCGATTACATGGCCATTGGCACGGAACATAATGTGCTCCGGGTCTACGACGTGCACACTGCGCAGTGTTTTGTCAGCGCCATTCCTTCACAGCAGCACAAGGCTGGTATCACGTGTGTGAAATATGCACCGACCGCTAAATTCTATGCCACTGGTAGCTTCGATGGCGACATCAAGATCTGGGATGGCATCAGTGGTCGTTGCATAAACACAATAGCCGAGGCTCATGGTGGAGCAGCAATTTGTTCGCTCGAATTCACACGAAATGGCAAG TATTTGCTGTCATCGGGTATGGATTCATTGGTCTATCTGTGGGAATTGTGCACCAGCCGGCCCATACAAACGTATACAGGAGCTGGAACTACTGGTAAACAAGAACATCAAACAGAGGCTGTCTTCAATCATACCGAGGATTATGTTCTCTTTCCTGATGAGGCGACAACTTCGCTTTGTTCCTGGAATTCCCGCAATGGCTGTCGTTTGACATTAAACTCACTGGGCCACAATGGAGCTGTACGTTATATAACCCATTCACCGAATTCACCAGCATTTCTCACTTGTTCTGATGATTTTAGAGCCCGATTTTGGTATCGTCGTGTTAATAATCAATAA